The following are from one region of the Sulfurimicrobium lacus genome:
- a CDS encoding F0F1 ATP synthase subunit B, with the protein MNINATLLGQTIMFIMFVWFCMRFVWPPIMQALTERKKLIADGLAAGERGKHELELASRRATESMHDAKQKAAEVIAQAEKRAAQVIDEAKGIAKEEGDRLIAGAKAEIEQEINRAREVLRQQVAELAVAGAEKILRREVDAKAHAELLTSLKNEI; encoded by the coding sequence ATGAATATCAATGCAACCCTTCTCGGGCAAACGATCATGTTCATCATGTTCGTCTGGTTCTGCATGCGGTTTGTGTGGCCGCCCATCATGCAGGCACTGACCGAGCGTAAAAAGCTCATCGCCGATGGTCTCGCCGCAGGCGAGCGTGGCAAGCATGAGCTGGAGCTGGCCTCGCGCCGTGCAACCGAGTCCATGCATGACGCCAAGCAAAAGGCTGCTGAAGTGATTGCCCAGGCAGAGAAACGCGCTGCCCAGGTGATCGATGAAGCCAAGGGCATCGCCAAGGAAGAGGGCGACCGGCTTATCGCTGGCGCCAAGGCTGAGATCGAGCAGGAAATCAACCGCGCGCGTGAAGTGCTGCGTCAACAGGTGGCCGAACTGGCTGTCGCGGGTGCCGAGAAAATTTTGCGCCGCGAAGTGGATGCCAAGGCTCACGCCGAGTTGCTGACTTCGCTCAAGAACGAAATCTAG
- the atpE gene encoding F0F1 ATP synthase subunit C, which produces MEHALLFIAGAIMMGLGALGAAVGIGILGGRFLEGAARQPELIPMLRTQFFVVMGLVDAVPMIAVGIAMYVLFAVAG; this is translated from the coding sequence ATGGAACATGCACTGCTTTTCATCGCTGGCGCGATCATGATGGGTCTGGGCGCGCTGGGCGCTGCTGTCGGTATCGGCATTCTGGGTGGTCGCTTCCTTGAAGGCGCCGCCCGTCAGCCTGAACTGATCCCTATGCTGCGCACCCAGTTCTTCGTGGTGATGGGCCTGGTCGACGCGGTGCCGATGATTGCTGTTGGTATCGCCATGTACGTTCTGTTCGCAGTGGCCGGCTAA
- the atpB gene encoding F0F1 ATP synthase subunit A, with translation MSGETLTSAEYIKHHLQNLTYGKLPDGSWGVAHSAQEAKEMGFWALNLDTTLIAFLLGAVFLFYFARAAQKASAGVPSGLQNFVEWVVEFIDTSVRGSFTARNDMVAPLALTIFAWILLMNLMDLIPIDYLPQVAAMVGANVFGMDPHHVFFKVVPTTDPNATFGMSIAVFVLVVYYSIKIKGLGGFVGELTLQPFGKFGLPANIFLEGVNLIAKPVSLALRLFGNMYAGEMIFILIAIMGASASVTLGSSVLFGSQIVLSLGWAIFHILIVTLQAFIFMTLTIVYMDMAHQEHH, from the coding sequence ATGTCTGGCGAAACGCTCACCTCCGCAGAATATATCAAGCACCACCTGCAGAATCTGACATATGGCAAACTGCCAGACGGTTCCTGGGGTGTTGCCCATAGCGCACAGGAAGCCAAGGAAATGGGTTTCTGGGCTCTCAACCTTGATACCACGCTCATCGCCTTTTTGCTGGGCGCCGTATTCCTGTTCTACTTCGCGCGTGCCGCGCAGAAAGCTTCCGCCGGAGTGCCGAGCGGCTTGCAGAATTTTGTCGAATGGGTTGTCGAATTCATCGATACCAGCGTAAGGGGGTCGTTTACCGCCAGAAATGACATGGTTGCCCCGCTGGCGCTGACCATTTTCGCCTGGATTCTGCTGATGAACCTGATGGACCTGATACCCATCGACTACCTGCCCCAGGTTGCCGCAATGGTGGGTGCCAATGTGTTCGGCATGGACCCGCATCATGTGTTTTTCAAAGTGGTTCCGACCACCGATCCCAACGCCACTTTCGGCATGTCTATCGCCGTGTTCGTCCTTGTTGTCTATTACAGCATCAAGATCAAGGGGTTGGGTGGTTTCGTGGGCGAATTGACGCTGCAACCCTTCGGCAAATTTGGCCTGCCAGCGAACATTTTCCTCGAGGGTGTCAACCTCATCGCAAAGCCAGTTTCCCTCGCACTGCGTCTGTTCGGCAACATGTACGCCGGCGAAATGATCTTTATTCTGATCGCCATCATGGGCGCATCGGCCAGCGTGACCCTCGGCAGCTCAGTGCTGTTCGGTTCGCAAATCGTGCTTTCTCTGGGGTGGGCCATATTCCACATCCTGATCGTCACCCTGCAGGCATTCATCTTCATGACGCTCACCATCGTCTACATGGATATGGCGCACCAGGAACATCATTAA
- a CDS encoding ATP synthase subunit I, giving the protein MRPLRIAVEQAAVAALSAALAFWFIDEHAAKAAWFGGLVAVANTLMLAWRMRVGAQPSGKSPGQELAGLVRSSLERFFMVALLIAAGLGWLKLMPAPLLLGFVLGQIVLVVSTIIRGIEKQ; this is encoded by the coding sequence ATGCGTCCGTTACGCATAGCAGTTGAACAGGCGGCCGTCGCTGCGTTGAGCGCGGCATTGGCTTTCTGGTTCATCGATGAACATGCAGCCAAGGCCGCATGGTTCGGCGGACTTGTGGCGGTGGCGAATACCCTGATGCTGGCCTGGCGCATGCGCGTCGGCGCGCAGCCAAGCGGAAAGAGCCCGGGCCAGGAATTGGCCGGGCTAGTGCGTTCCAGTCTGGAACGTTTTTTTATGGTCGCGCTGCTTATTGCGGCGGGATTGGGATGGTTGAAACTGATGCCGGCGCCCTTGCTGCTCGGTTTTGTGCTGGGGCAGATTGTCCTGGTAGTTTCAACAATAATACGTGGAATAGAGAAACAATAA